In Streptomyces sp. RFCAC02, the following proteins share a genomic window:
- a CDS encoding ABC transporter permease, whose translation MLRTALRNVLAHKARLLMTTLAVLLGVAFVAGTLVFTSTLSEAFQRSAEKGLDDVDVAVQPDDDSDAAEETPGAASDLPQELLDSLGALPGVASATGSVNGFAALADKDGDLVGAGWDTTGTNYYAGPDGTGTDDRYPMDEGRAPAGEGEIAIDARTAERTGYAVGDTARLSVDGPVREETITGIFTTDDGAVAAGGAMVLFDTATAQQLYTAPGEYSRIVLRAEQGTSQEELKTAVEPLLPADAEAITGDQAAKDQADSIEAATSGMRTALLGFAGVALFVGIFIIANTFTMLVAQRTRELALLRAVGASRRQVTRSVLIEAFVVGVVAGAVGLAVGIGVAAGLRSLMGSAGITVPDGPLIISGSAVAASLIVGVGITMLAAYLPARRAAKIPPVAAMNALHAVPTARGLLLRNTIGALFAAAGGALVVVGIGADDNGATMGLGAALLVVGVFVLTPLLSRPVIALAAPLVRVFGVSGRLARLNAVRNPRRTAATASALMIGLTLITGMTVIATSLSHAIDKLAAESLKSDYVVSMANFTPLSPEIGETLAELPEVTAISGLRNSPALYEGDDDTQYLTGVDGSAMPDLVNLDFTTGSWDDLRGDAVVVDTDTAEKHGWSAGDTFTATFEDGETGTLTVAGLYEGNAMITGVMIDTAALDPHLDRVWDMQVMLRMDDGVSDAAKDRLESALGDNPAILVQDRDDISEDIAYIFNLLLNMLYGLLAMAVIVAVLGVINTLAMSVFERRQEIGMLRAIGLDRRGTKRMVRIEAVTIALFGGVMGVGLGVFFAWAVGQLISDSLATYTLTMPWTRLIVFLVLAGVVGVLAALWPARRAARLNMLEAIKAD comes from the coding sequence ATGCTGAGAACCGCCCTGCGCAACGTGCTCGCGCACAAGGCGCGCCTGCTCATGACGACGCTCGCCGTGCTGCTCGGCGTCGCGTTCGTCGCGGGCACCCTCGTCTTCACGTCCACCCTCTCCGAGGCGTTCCAGCGCAGCGCGGAGAAGGGCCTCGACGACGTGGACGTCGCCGTGCAGCCGGACGACGACAGCGACGCCGCCGAGGAGACGCCGGGAGCGGCCTCCGACCTCCCCCAGGAACTGCTCGACTCCCTCGGCGCGCTGCCCGGCGTGGCGTCGGCCACCGGCAGCGTCAACGGCTTCGCCGCCCTCGCTGACAAGGACGGCGACCTCGTCGGCGCCGGCTGGGACACCACCGGCACCAACTACTACGCCGGCCCCGACGGCACCGGCACGGACGACCGCTACCCGATGGACGAGGGCCGTGCCCCGGCCGGCGAGGGCGAGATAGCCATCGACGCCAGGACGGCCGAGCGCACCGGGTACGCGGTGGGCGACACCGCCCGGCTCTCGGTGGACGGCCCGGTCCGCGAGGAGACGATCACCGGGATCTTCACCACGGACGACGGCGCGGTCGCGGCCGGCGGCGCGATGGTCCTCTTCGACACCGCCACCGCGCAGCAGCTCTACACCGCGCCCGGCGAGTACAGCCGCATCGTGCTGCGGGCCGAGCAGGGCACCTCACAGGAGGAGCTGAAGACGGCCGTCGAGCCGCTGCTGCCCGCCGACGCCGAGGCCATCACCGGCGACCAGGCGGCGAAGGACCAGGCCGACAGCATCGAGGCGGCCACCAGCGGCATGCGGACCGCGCTGCTCGGCTTCGCCGGGGTGGCGCTGTTCGTCGGCATCTTCATCATCGCCAACACGTTCACCATGCTCGTCGCCCAGCGGACGCGGGAGCTGGCGCTGCTGCGCGCGGTGGGCGCGAGCCGGCGGCAGGTCACACGGTCGGTGCTGATCGAGGCGTTCGTCGTCGGCGTCGTCGCCGGCGCCGTCGGCCTCGCCGTGGGCATCGGGGTGGCGGCCGGCCTGCGCTCCCTCATGGGCTCGGCCGGCATCACGGTCCCCGACGGGCCGCTGATCATCTCGGGCTCCGCGGTGGCCGCCTCGCTGATCGTCGGCGTCGGCATCACCATGCTCGCTGCCTACCTGCCCGCGCGGCGGGCCGCGAAGATCCCGCCGGTCGCCGCCATGAACGCCCTGCACGCCGTGCCCACGGCGCGCGGCCTCCTGCTGCGCAACACCATCGGCGCCCTGTTCGCGGCCGCCGGCGGCGCGCTCGTCGTGGTCGGCATCGGCGCCGACGACAACGGCGCCACGATGGGGCTCGGTGCGGCGCTGCTGGTCGTCGGGGTCTTCGTCCTCACGCCGCTGCTGTCCCGCCCGGTGATCGCCCTGGCCGCTCCCCTGGTCCGTGTCTTCGGCGTCTCCGGCCGCCTGGCCCGGCTCAACGCGGTCCGCAACCCGCGCCGCACCGCCGCGACCGCGTCGGCGCTGATGATCGGGCTCACCCTGATCACCGGCATGACCGTGATAGCGACCTCCCTCTCCCACGCCATCGACAAGCTGGCGGCCGAATCCCTGAAGAGCGACTACGTCGTCTCCATGGCGAACTTCACGCCGTTGTCCCCGGAGATCGGGGAGACCCTGGCCGAGCTGCCCGAGGTGACCGCCATCAGCGGCCTGCGGAACTCGCCGGCGCTCTACGAGGGCGACGACGACACCCAGTACCTCACCGGTGTCGACGGCTCCGCCATGCCGGACCTGGTGAACCTCGACTTCACCACCGGCTCGTGGGACGACCTCCGCGGCGACGCGGTGGTCGTCGACACCGACACGGCGGAGAAGCACGGCTGGTCGGCCGGCGACACGTTCACGGCCACCTTCGAGGACGGGGAGACGGGCACGCTGACCGTCGCCGGCCTCTACGAGGGCAACGCGATGATCACCGGCGTCATGATCGACACGGCCGCGCTCGACCCGCACCTGGACCGCGTGTGGGACATGCAGGTCATGCTGCGCATGGACGACGGCGTCAGCGACGCCGCGAAGGACCGGCTGGAGAGCGCCCTCGGCGACAACCCGGCGATCCTCGTGCAGGACCGCGACGACATATCCGAGGACATCGCCTACATCTTCAACCTCCTGCTGAACATGCTCTACGGCCTGCTGGCCATGGCGGTGATCGTGGCCGTCCTCGGCGTCATCAACACCCTCGCCATGTCGGTGTTCGAGCGCCGCCAGGAGATCGGCATGCTGCGGGCGATCGGCCTCGACCGGCGCGGCACCAAGCGGATGGTGCGGATCGAGGCGGTCACCATCGCCCTGTTCGGCGGCGTGATGGGCGTGGGGCTCGGCGTCTTCTTCGCCTGGGCGGTGGGTCAGCTGATCAGCGACTCCCTCGCCACCTACACGCTGACCATGCCGTGGACACGGCTGATCGTCTTCCTCGTGCTCGCCGGCGTGGTGGGGGTGCTGGCCGCCCTGTGGCCGGCGCGCCGCGCGGCCCGGCTGAACATGCTGGAAGCCATCAAGGCCGACTGA
- a CDS encoding ABC transporter ATP-binding protein, translating into MSTFTTATTPASTAAVAARAVDLTKVYGQGETQVVALDHVSVEFRRAEFTAIMGPSGSGKSTLMHCMAGLDTVSGGSARIGDTEITGLKDKKLTQLRRDRIGFIFQAFNLLPTLNALENITLPMDIAGRKPDREWLDKVISTVGLADRLKHRPAQLSGGQQQRVAVARALASRPEIIFGDEPTGNLDSRAGAEVLGFLRNSVRDLGQTVVMVTHDPVAASYADRVVFLADGRIVDDMADPTAEAVLEHMKRFDAKGRTS; encoded by the coding sequence GTGTCCACGTTCACCACCGCCACCACCCCGGCGTCGACCGCGGCGGTGGCCGCCCGCGCCGTCGACCTGACCAAGGTCTACGGCCAGGGCGAGACCCAGGTCGTGGCGCTCGACCATGTGTCGGTGGAGTTCCGGCGGGCCGAGTTCACGGCGATCATGGGGCCGTCCGGCTCCGGGAAGTCCACGCTCATGCACTGCATGGCGGGTCTGGACACCGTGTCGGGCGGCTCGGCCCGCATCGGTGACACGGAGATCACCGGGCTGAAGGACAAGAAGCTCACGCAGTTGCGGCGGGACCGGATCGGCTTCATCTTCCAGGCGTTCAATCTGCTGCCCACGCTGAACGCGCTGGAGAACATCACGCTGCCGATGGACATAGCCGGCCGCAAGCCCGACCGGGAGTGGCTGGACAAGGTCATCTCCACCGTCGGTCTCGCCGACCGCCTGAAGCACCGGCCCGCCCAGCTCTCCGGCGGACAGCAGCAGCGCGTCGCCGTCGCCCGCGCCCTCGCGAGCAGGCCCGAGATCATCTTCGGCGACGAACCCACCGGCAACCTCGACTCCCGCGCCGGCGCCGAAGTCCTCGGCTTCCTGCGGAACTCCGTCCGCGACCTCGGCCAGACCGTCGTCATGGTCACCCACGACCCCGTCGCCGCCTCCTACGCCGACCGCGTCGTCTTCCTCGCCGACGGCCGCATCGTCGACGACATGGCCGACCCCACCGCCGAGGCCGTCCTGGAGCACATGAAGCGCTTCGACGCCAAGGGCCGCACGAGCTGA
- a CDS encoding Bax inhibitor-1/YccA family protein produces the protein MRSSNPVFTRRGFSRDGGYAGFNAGPQPQTGNPYAGGPSTPYAQPGNPYAQPANPYAQPQGAPAGGLMPPQAPARPGVMTIDAVVSRTAITLGTVVIAAAAAWLTDMPIGLGVVFALVAFGLGMVQSFRREASPALIVAYAVFEGLFLGTISAAINQYAPGAAMQAVIGTMAVFAAVLFMYKQRIIKVTQRFTQFAIAAGLGFVVLCMVNAIAAMIGGGDGLGLRSGPIGIVVGVIGVVLGACFLALDFKMVEDGIAYGAPEKEAWLAAFGLTLTLVWIYLEFLRLIAILQGE, from the coding sequence ATGAGGAGTAGCAACCCGGTCTTCACGCGTCGGGGGTTCAGTCGGGACGGCGGCTACGCCGGCTTCAACGCCGGACCGCAGCCGCAGACCGGGAATCCTTACGCGGGCGGCCCCAGCACCCCCTACGCGCAGCCGGGCAACCCGTATGCGCAGCCGGCCAACCCCTACGCCCAGCCGCAGGGCGCCCCCGCCGGCGGCCTCATGCCGCCGCAGGCGCCCGCGCGCCCCGGTGTGATGACGATCGACGCGGTCGTCTCCCGCACCGCCATCACCCTGGGCACGGTCGTCATCGCGGCGGCCGCCGCCTGGCTCACCGACATGCCGATCGGCCTCGGCGTCGTGTTCGCCCTGGTGGCCTTCGGGCTCGGCATGGTGCAGTCCTTCCGGCGCGAGGCGTCCCCGGCCCTGATCGTCGCCTACGCGGTCTTCGAGGGCCTGTTCCTCGGCACGATCAGCGCCGCCATCAACCAGTACGCGCCCGGCGCGGCGATGCAGGCCGTGATCGGCACCATGGCGGTCTTCGCCGCGGTGCTGTTCATGTACAAGCAGCGGATCATCAAGGTCACGCAGCGCTTCACCCAGTTCGCCATCGCGGCGGGCCTCGGCTTCGTGGTCCTCTGCATGGTCAACGCGATCGCCGCCATGATCGGCGGCGGTGACGGCCTGGGCCTGCGCTCCGGCCCGATCGGCATCGTGGTCGGCGTCATCGGCGTCGTGCTCGGCGCCTGCTTCCTCGCCCTCGACTTCAAGATGGTCGAGGACGGCATCGCCTACGGCGCCCCCGAGAAGGAGGCGTGGCTCGCCGCCTTCGGGCTGACCCTCACCCTGGTGTGGATCTACCTGGAGTTCCTCCGGCTGATCGCCATCCTGCAAGGGGAATGA
- a CDS encoding SGNH/GDSL hydrolase family protein: MARRIATAAAYGGGGAGLLGGAAVGLLLTEVRYARHALSRGADDEPPVADGLYGAAFAAAPGPPLRFAMLGDSTAAGQGVRRAGQTPGALLAAGLAAVAERPVELHNVALSGARSSDLERQVSLLLTEPGRAPVPDVCVVIVGANDITGRVPPARSVTHLTEAVARLRTAGSAVVVGTCPDLGSVEPVAQPLRWLARRLCRQLAAAQTIAVVELGGRTVSLGALLGPEFAAHPRELFGPDRYHPSAEGYATAAMAILPTLCDALGVWPREDEAALPPRRARLLPVERAAARAASEGGTEVSAADGGEGRHRPFALLRLRRRRRLPEDGADRCPSGAAGETGADGRGA, translated from the coding sequence GTGGCACGCAGGATCGCGACCGCGGCGGCGTACGGCGGGGGCGGCGCCGGGCTGCTGGGGGGCGCGGCCGTCGGACTGCTGCTCACCGAGGTCCGGTACGCCCGGCACGCGCTGAGCCGTGGCGCGGACGACGAACCACCGGTCGCCGACGGCCTGTACGGCGCCGCCTTCGCCGCCGCGCCCGGTCCGCCGCTGCGGTTTGCCATGCTCGGCGACTCGACGGCCGCGGGGCAAGGCGTACGGCGCGCGGGGCAGACGCCAGGCGCGCTGCTCGCGGCGGGGCTCGCGGCCGTCGCCGAGCGCCCCGTCGAGCTGCACAACGTCGCGCTGTCGGGCGCCCGTTCGTCGGACCTGGAGCGGCAGGTGTCGCTGCTGCTGACCGAGCCGGGCCGGGCTCCGGTGCCGGACGTGTGCGTCGTCATCGTCGGGGCCAACGACATCACCGGCCGTGTCCCGCCCGCCCGTTCGGTCACCCACCTCACGGAGGCGGTGGCGCGGCTGCGGACCGCGGGCTCCGCCGTGGTCGTCGGCACCTGTCCCGACCTCGGCTCGGTCGAGCCGGTGGCGCAGCCGCTGCGGTGGCTCGCGCGGCGGCTGTGCCGGCAGTTGGCGGCTGCGCAGACGATCGCGGTGGTCGAGCTGGGCGGGCGCACGGTCTCGCTGGGGGCGCTGCTCGGCCCCGAGTTCGCCGCGCACCCGCGGGAACTGTTCGGCCCGGACCGCTACCACCCGTCGGCGGAGGGGTACGCGACGGCGGCCATGGCGATCCTGCCGACGCTGTGCGACGCGCTCGGCGTGTGGCCGCGCGAGGACGAGGCGGCGCTCCCGCCACGGCGCGCGCGCCTGCTGCCGGTGGAGCGTGCCGCGGCGCGCGCCGCGTCCGAGGGGGGTACGGAGGTCAGCGCGGCCGACGGCGGCGAGGGGCGGCACCGGCCGTTCGCGCTGCTGCGGCTGCGGCGCAGGCGGCGGCTGCCCGAGGACGGGGCGGACCGGTGCCCGTCGGGCGCCGCCGGGGAGACCGGGGCCGACGGCCGCGGCGCGTGA
- a CDS encoding cystathionine beta-synthase, translating into MQYHESMIGLVGNTPLVKLNTVTAGIQATVLAKVEYFNPGGSVKDRIALRMIEAAERSGELRPGGVIVEPTSGNTGVGLAIVAQRKGYRCVFVCPDKVSTDKINVLRAYGAEVVVCPTAVDPEHPDSYYNVSDRLVRETPGAWKPDQYSNPNNPLSHYETTGPELWRQTDGRITHFVAGVGTGGTISGTGRYLKEVSGGRVRIVGADPEGSVYSGGSGRPYLVEGVGEDFWPEAYDRSVTDEIVAVSDKDSFRMTRRLAREEGLLVGGSCGMAVVGALEVARRCGPDDVVVVLLPDGGRGYLSKIFNDEWMADYGFLEGGEPSARVGDVLRAKEGDLPSLVHMHPDETVGEAIDVLREYGVSQMPVVKPGAGHPDVMAAEIVGSVVERELLDALFTRRAALDDKLEQHLAAPLPHVGSGEPIADLMPVLQDADAAVVLVDGRPTGVVSRQDLLAFLAGGH; encoded by the coding sequence GTGCAGTATCACGAGTCGATGATCGGACTGGTCGGCAACACCCCGCTGGTGAAGCTGAACACGGTGACGGCCGGCATCCAGGCCACCGTGCTGGCGAAGGTCGAGTACTTCAACCCCGGCGGTTCGGTGAAGGACCGCATCGCCCTGCGGATGATCGAGGCCGCCGAACGCTCCGGCGAACTGCGGCCCGGCGGCGTCATCGTCGAGCCCACCTCGGGCAACACCGGCGTCGGCCTCGCCATCGTCGCCCAGCGCAAGGGCTACCGCTGCGTCTTCGTGTGCCCGGACAAGGTGTCCACCGACAAGATCAACGTGCTGCGCGCCTACGGCGCCGAGGTCGTCGTGTGCCCCACGGCCGTCGACCCCGAGCACCCCGACTCGTACTACAACGTCTCCGACCGCCTCGTCCGCGAGACCCCGGGGGCCTGGAAGCCCGACCAGTACAGCAACCCGAACAACCCCCTCTCCCACTACGAGACCACGGGCCCCGAGCTGTGGCGGCAGACGGACGGCCGCATCACCCACTTCGTCGCCGGCGTCGGCACCGGCGGCACCATCAGCGGGACCGGCCGCTACCTCAAGGAGGTCAGCGGCGGCCGTGTGCGGATCGTCGGCGCCGACCCCGAGGGCTCGGTGTACTCCGGCGGTTCGGGGCGGCCCTACCTCGTGGAGGGCGTCGGCGAGGACTTCTGGCCGGAGGCGTACGACCGTTCCGTCACGGACGAGATCGTCGCCGTGTCGGACAAGGACTCCTTCCGCATGACGCGCCGGCTGGCCCGCGAGGAGGGGCTGCTCGTCGGCGGCTCGTGCGGCATGGCCGTCGTCGGGGCGCTGGAGGTCGCGCGCCGCTGCGGTCCCGACGACGTGGTCGTCGTGCTGCTGCCGGACGGCGGCCGCGGCTATCTGAGCAAGATCTTCAACGACGAGTGGATGGCCGACTACGGCTTCCTGGAGGGCGGCGAGCCGAGCGCGCGCGTCGGCGACGTGCTGCGCGCCAAGGAGGGCGACCTGCCGTCCCTCGTCCACATGCACCCGGACGAGACGGTCGGCGAGGCGATCGACGTGCTGCGCGAGTACGGCGTCTCGCAGATGCCGGTGGTGAAGCCGGGCGCCGGTCATCCGGACGTCATGGCCGCCGAGATCGTCGGCTCGGTCGTGGAACGGGAGCTGCTCGACGCCCTGTTCACGCGGCGGGCGGCGCTGGACGACAAGCTGGAGCAGCACCTCGCCGCGCCCCTGCCGCACGTGGGGTCGGGCGAGCCGATCGCCGACCTGATGCCGGTCCTGCAGGACGCCGACGCCGCCGTCGTGCTCGTGGACGGCAGGCCGACGGGCGTCGTCAGCCGGCAGGACCTGCTGGCGTTCCTCGCCGGGGGGCACTGA
- a CDS encoding alpha/beta fold hydrolase, translated as MLRATASDGCRIAYRTEGEGPPLVLLAGQANSHHWWDSVRRDFHTARSTIVLDYRGTGDSDKPRDPYSTEGFADDVIAVLDDLGVERADVYGTSMGGRVAQWVAVRHPGRVRRLVLGCTTPGGPHSVPRDAAISRSLAAASPHEAARILADLMYTPGWRAAHPGPYGTLGDPGMPLYARRRHFTASERHDAWDALPRVTAPTLVLHGTDDTFNPAANAPLLAGRIPGAVLHLVAGARHAYFEERRDEVNPLVLDFLDAATGGQGGGDDRERA; from the coding sequence ATGCTCCGCGCGACCGCGTCCGACGGCTGCCGCATCGCGTACCGGACGGAGGGCGAGGGACCGCCGCTCGTCCTGCTCGCCGGGCAGGCCAACAGCCACCACTGGTGGGACTCGGTCCGCCGCGACTTCCACACCGCCCGCAGCACGATCGTCCTCGACTACCGGGGCACGGGCGACAGCGACAAGCCCCGCGACCCGTACAGCACCGAGGGCTTCGCGGACGACGTGATCGCCGTCCTCGACGATCTCGGCGTCGAGCGCGCCGACGTGTACGGCACGTCGATGGGCGGCCGGGTCGCGCAGTGGGTCGCCGTACGGCACCCCGGGCGCGTCCGCCGGCTGGTCCTCGGCTGCACGACGCCGGGCGGCCCGCACAGCGTGCCGCGCGACGCGGCCATCAGCCGTTCCCTGGCCGCCGCGAGCCCGCACGAGGCCGCCCGCATCCTCGCCGACCTCATGTACACGCCGGGCTGGCGCGCGGCCCACCCCGGCCCGTACGGGACGCTGGGCGACCCGGGCATGCCGCTGTACGCGCGCCGCCGGCACTTCACGGCCAGCGAGCGGCACGACGCGTGGGACGCCCTGCCGCGCGTCACGGCGCCCACCCTCGTCCTGCACGGGACGGACGACACGTTCAACCCGGCGGCGAACGCCCCGCTGCTCGCCGGCCGCATCCCCGGCGCGGTCCTGCATCTCGTGGCGGGCGCGCGGCACGCGTACTTCGAGGAACGGCGGGACGAGGTGAACCCGTTGGTGCTTGACTTCCTCGACGCCGCGACAGGCGGCCAGGGAGGCGGCGATGACCGAGAACGTGCGTGA
- a CDS encoding MFS transporter, producing the protein MTENVRDTPVDGTLPETVRVPAAGGGGLGSRFLRLWAAGTVANLGQGATAVALPWLAATLTRDALAIALVGVAIRLPWLLFSLPAGMLADRLDRRRIMLAMAAVRALAVGAIAALVAADAMSLPLLYACALLLGFTEVLFDNTSQVLLPAVVDRARLAAANGRLMAGQIVTEDFFAKPVAGVLLGVALALPFAFDAATAAVAAVLLLTLRGGFRAGGTGVPAARRSARAEIAEGVRWLWRHPLLRPLAVSLAVFNMAGAGVAAVQVLYAREILGLGSLGFAVLTSAGGVGGLLGGLFASRVTRRIGMARSLFALLGVEAAVYATAAVVSDAWPVAVMTGVSGFGVVMWNVVTVSLRQTLIPDHLLGRVNSVYRLLGWGTMPLGMAAAGVLVGAVEAFAGREAGLRAPYAVTLAAVAVLALYMRRHLRQRSIDAALAGAGGA; encoded by the coding sequence ATGACCGAGAACGTGCGTGACACCCCGGTGGACGGCACCCTGCCGGAGACCGTGCGGGTCCCGGCGGCGGGCGGCGGCGGGCTCGGCTCCCGCTTCCTGCGGCTGTGGGCCGCCGGCACCGTCGCGAACCTCGGCCAGGGCGCCACCGCTGTCGCGCTGCCGTGGCTCGCCGCGACCCTGACCCGCGACGCCCTCGCCATCGCGCTGGTCGGCGTCGCGATCCGCCTGCCGTGGCTGCTGTTCAGCCTCCCGGCGGGCATGCTCGCCGACCGTCTCGACCGCCGCCGCATCATGCTGGCGATGGCCGCCGTCCGCGCGCTGGCCGTCGGCGCCATCGCCGCACTGGTCGCCGCCGACGCCATGTCGCTGCCCCTGCTGTACGCCTGCGCGCTGCTGCTGGGCTTCACCGAGGTGCTCTTCGACAACACCTCGCAGGTCCTGCTGCCGGCCGTCGTGGACCGCGCCCGGCTGGCCGCCGCCAACGGCCGGCTGATGGCGGGGCAGATCGTCACCGAGGACTTCTTCGCGAAGCCGGTCGCCGGTGTGCTGCTCGGCGTGGCCCTCGCCCTGCCGTTCGCCTTCGACGCCGCGACGGCCGCCGTCGCCGCCGTGCTGCTGCTGACCCTGCGCGGCGGCTTCCGGGCCGGCGGCACGGGCGTCCCCGCCGCCCGGCGGTCGGCGCGCGCCGAGATCGCGGAGGGTGTCCGGTGGCTGTGGCGGCACCCGCTGCTGCGCCCGCTCGCCGTCTCCCTGGCCGTCTTCAACATGGCGGGCGCGGGCGTCGCCGCCGTCCAGGTCCTCTACGCGCGGGAGATCCTCGGCCTCGGCTCGCTCGGTTTCGCCGTCCTCACCTCGGCCGGCGGCGTGGGCGGGCTGCTGGGCGGGCTGTTCGCGAGCCGGGTGACGCGGCGGATCGGGATGGCGCGGTCGCTGTTCGCGCTGCTCGGCGTCGAGGCCGCTGTGTACGCGACGGCCGCGGTCGTCTCGGACGCCTGGCCGGTCGCCGTGATGACGGGCGTGTCGGGCTTCGGCGTCGTCATGTGGAACGTCGTCACGGTCTCGCTGCGGCAGACGCTGATCCCCGACCACCTCCTCGGCCGGGTCAACAGCGTCTACCGCCTCCTCGGCTGGGGCACCATGCCCCTCGGCATGGCGGCGGCCGGTGTGCTCGTGGGGGCGGTCGAGGCGTTCGCCGGGCGCGAGGCGGGACTGCGGGCGCCGTACGCCGTCACGCTCGCCGCGGTCGCCGTACTCGCGCTCTACATGCGGCGCCACCTGCGGCAGCGGTCGATCGACGCGGCCCTGGCCGGGGCGGGCGGCGCCTGA
- a CDS encoding MOSC domain-containing protein: MSLSPGAPRVPMPRVLPPTVLSVNVGRAGAVARTDAPSGLTGIDKRPVGGPVAVAAPGPRGTGGSGLAGDTVADLRFHGGDDQAVYAYAREDLDRWEPALGRSLANGVFGENLTTVGVDLAEVRIGERWRVGRDLVLEASLPRIPCRTFADWLREEGWVRRFTAEARSGTYFRVIAPGEVRAGDGIEVVHRPDHEVSTGFLFRALTTAPELRPRVVAAGDALPAKELAKARAWAAAAPA; this comes from the coding sequence ATGTCCCTCTCCCCGGGCGCGCCCCGCGTGCCGATGCCCCGTGTGCTGCCCCCGACCGTGCTCAGCGTGAACGTGGGCCGGGCCGGCGCCGTCGCGCGCACCGACGCGCCCTCCGGCCTGACCGGCATCGACAAGCGGCCCGTCGGCGGACCGGTCGCCGTCGCCGCGCCGGGGCCGCGCGGCACCGGCGGCAGCGGCCTGGCCGGGGACACCGTGGCCGACCTGCGCTTCCACGGCGGGGACGACCAGGCGGTGTACGCCTACGCGCGCGAGGACCTCGACCGGTGGGAGCCGGCGCTGGGCCGGTCGCTGGCGAACGGCGTCTTCGGCGAGAACCTGACCACCGTGGGCGTCGACCTGGCCGAGGTCCGGATCGGGGAGCGGTGGCGCGTCGGGCGGGACCTCGTCCTGGAGGCCAGCCTGCCCCGCATCCCCTGCCGGACGTTCGCCGACTGGCTGCGCGAGGAGGGCTGGGTGCGGCGGTTCACCGCCGAGGCACGGTCCGGCACGTACTTCCGGGTCATCGCCCCGGGCGAGGTGCGGGCCGGGGACGGCATCGAGGTCGTGCACCGCCCGGACCACGAGGTCTCCACGGGCTTCCTGTTCCGCGCGCTGACGACGGCGCCCGAGCTGCGGCCCCGCGTCGTCGCCGCGGGGGACGCCCTGCCCGCCAAGGAGCTGGCGAAGGCCCGCGCGTGGGCCGCCGCCGCCCCCGCCTGA
- a CDS encoding zinc-binding dehydrogenase, producing MRAWTIDHSAPGHLALAEAPDPEPRPDEALVRVTAFSLNHGEVVHLLPDAAPGTVPGWDAAGVVVRAAADGSGPAAGTPVVGVGADGAWAELRAVRTGLLGVLPGGADHGAASTLPVAAGSALRALRRLGAVIGRRVLVTGAGSGVGRFAVQLAARAGAEVIATTTDPGKEPLLRSLGADGVVIGAGGLRDLRGPVHGVIDTVGGDHLVAAFAALAPHGTLVALGHTAGQPETFPVGALEGPLGHDRAMTTYFLLDDTAGLAGDLTWLAGLVAHGALDTGVGWRGPWERGAEAVAALAAGRVAGKAVLDVGDAARA from the coding sequence ATGCGCGCCTGGACCATCGACCACTCCGCACCCGGACATCTCGCGCTCGCCGAGGCCCCCGACCCCGAGCCGCGGCCGGACGAAGCGCTCGTGCGCGTGACGGCCTTCTCCCTCAACCACGGCGAGGTCGTCCACCTCCTGCCGGACGCGGCGCCCGGCACCGTCCCGGGCTGGGACGCGGCGGGCGTCGTCGTCCGCGCCGCCGCCGACGGCTCGGGACCCGCCGCCGGCACGCCCGTCGTCGGGGTCGGCGCGGACGGCGCGTGGGCGGAGCTGCGGGCCGTCCGCACCGGGCTGCTCGGCGTCCTCCCCGGCGGCGCCGACCACGGGGCCGCGAGCACCCTGCCCGTCGCCGCCGGCTCGGCCCTGCGGGCGCTGCGCCGGCTGGGTGCCGTGATCGGACGGCGGGTCCTGGTGACCGGCGCGGGCAGCGGCGTCGGCCGGTTCGCGGTGCAGCTCGCCGCGCGCGCCGGGGCCGAGGTGATCGCGACGACGACCGACCCGGGCAAGGAGCCGCTGCTGCGCTCCCTCGGCGCGGACGGCGTGGTCATCGGCGCCGGCGGGCTGCGGGACCTGCGCGGCCCGGTGCACGGGGTGATCGACACGGTCGGCGGGGACCACCTGGTCGCCGCGTTCGCCGCGCTCGCGCCCCACGGCACGCTGGTCGCCCTCGGGCACACGGCGGGGCAGCCCGAGACCTTCCCCGTCGGCGCGCTCGAGGGCCCGCTCGGGCACGACCGCGCGATGACGACGTACTTCCTGCTCGACGACACGGCGGGGCTGGCCGGCGACCTGACGTGGCTCGCCGGGCTGGTCGCGCACGGCGCGCTCGACACCGGCGTCGGGTGGCGCGGTCCGTGGGAGCGCGGCGCCGAGGCGGTCGCCGCCCTCGCCGCCGGCCGTGTCGCGGGCAAGGCGGTCCTGGACGTCGGCGACGCCGCGCGGGCCTGA